One stretch of Euphorbia lathyris chromosome 7, ddEupLath1.1, whole genome shotgun sequence DNA includes these proteins:
- the LOC136201353 gene encoding cyclin-B2-4-like isoform X1, whose product MAGSDENNPGLIGPGNVQGALHPGVHKFTAVSSNRRALSNINRNIVAPLYPCAINKRGISEGDVICGKNPPIPIHRPITRKFAAQLANKKEPPKQEVKLNHHPSEPTESDDDDDDDCTIIDAEELKAIDDFSAPVFVQHTEAMLEEIDRMDEIEMEDVAEESLMDIDGRDKKNPLAVVEYIDDLYTFYMKVEKNSSVPPNYMCQQEDINERMRGILIDWLIEVHYKFELMDETLYLTVNLIDRFLAIQAVVRKKLQLVGVTAMLLACKYEEVQVPVVEDLILISDKAYTRKEVLDMEKLMVITLQFNISLPTPYVFMKRFLKAAQSDKKLELLSFYIIELSLVEYEMLKFSPSLLAAAAIYTAQSTLGGSRQWSRTNECYSTYSEEQIMECSKLMVSLHENAGTGKLTGAHRKYSTSKFGYAAKIQPASFLLDSSF is encoded by the exons ATGGCAGGATCAGACGAGAACAATCCAGGTCTAATCGGACCCGGTAATGTCCAAG GTGCTCTACATCCCGGAGTTCATAAGTTCACGGCGGTGAGCAGTAATCGGAGGGCCTTGAGCAACATTAATCGCAATATAGTTGCTCCACTTTACCCTTGTGCAATTAACAAAAGGGGCATATCAGA gggAGATGTAATCTGTGGGAAGAATCCACCAATTCCAATTCATCGACCTATCACTAG GAAGTTTGCTGCTCAATTGGCAAACAAAAAAGAACCTCCTAAACAAGAAGTAAAGCTGAATCATCATCCATCAGAACCAACAGAatcagatgatgatgatgatgatgactgCACCATCATTGATGCAGAAGAACTCAAAGCCATTGATGACTTTTCTGCACCAGTGTTTGTGCAACACACAGAAGCAATGCTGGAAGAGATTGACAGAATG GATGAAATTGAAATGGAAGATGTGGCTGAGGAGTCATTGATGGACATAGATGGCCGTGACAAGAAGAACCCGCTTGCAGTGGTTGAATACATTGATGATCTATACACCTTCTACATGAAAGTGGAG AAAAACTCTAGTGTTCCACCAAACTACATGTGTCAACAAGAGGACATTAACGAGAGGATGAGAGGCATCCTAATAGACTGGCTAATTGAG GTGCACTACAAGTTTGAATTGATGGATGAGACTTTATATCTTACTGTGAATCTGATTGATAGATTCTTAGCAATTCAAGCTGTGGTGCGAAAGAAACTCCAACTGGTTGGAGTTACAGCCATGCTTCTGGCATGTAAATATGAAGAAGTACAGGTTCCGGTTGTGGAGGATCTTATTCTGATATCTGATAAGGCTTATACCAGAAAAGAAGTGCTTGACATG GAGAAATTGATGGTTATTACCTTGCAATTTAATATATCACTCCCAACTCCATATGTGTTTATGAAGAGGTTTCTGAAAGCTGCCCAATCTGATAAGAAG CTTGAGCTTCTATCATTCTACATTATTGAGCTAAGCCTGGTTGAATATGAGATGCTGAAGTTTTCACCATCCCTACTGGCTGCTGCTGCAATTTACACTGCCCAGTCCACTCTTGGTGGATCAAGGCAATGGAGCAGGACTAATGAATGCTACTCTACCTACTCGGAAGAGCAGATAAT GGAATGCTCAAAGCTTATGGTGAGTTTACATGAGAATGCTGGAACAGGGAAGCTTACTGGTGCACACAGAAAGTATAGTACATCCAAGTTTGGTTATGCAGCAAAAATTCAGCCTGCTAGCTTTCTACTGGATTCCAGTTTCTAG
- the LOC136201353 gene encoding cyclin-B2-4-like isoform X2, with amino-acid sequence MAGSDENNPGLIGPGNVQGALHPGVHKFTAVSSNRRALSNINRNIVAPLYPCAINKRGISEKFAAQLANKKEPPKQEVKLNHHPSEPTESDDDDDDDCTIIDAEELKAIDDFSAPVFVQHTEAMLEEIDRMDEIEMEDVAEESLMDIDGRDKKNPLAVVEYIDDLYTFYMKVEKNSSVPPNYMCQQEDINERMRGILIDWLIEVHYKFELMDETLYLTVNLIDRFLAIQAVVRKKLQLVGVTAMLLACKYEEVQVPVVEDLILISDKAYTRKEVLDMEKLMVITLQFNISLPTPYVFMKRFLKAAQSDKKLELLSFYIIELSLVEYEMLKFSPSLLAAAAIYTAQSTLGGSRQWSRTNECYSTYSEEQIMECSKLMVSLHENAGTGKLTGAHRKYSTSKFGYAAKIQPASFLLDSSF; translated from the exons ATGGCAGGATCAGACGAGAACAATCCAGGTCTAATCGGACCCGGTAATGTCCAAG GTGCTCTACATCCCGGAGTTCATAAGTTCACGGCGGTGAGCAGTAATCGGAGGGCCTTGAGCAACATTAATCGCAATATAGTTGCTCCACTTTACCCTTGTGCAATTAACAAAAGGGGCATATCAGA GAAGTTTGCTGCTCAATTGGCAAACAAAAAAGAACCTCCTAAACAAGAAGTAAAGCTGAATCATCATCCATCAGAACCAACAGAatcagatgatgatgatgatgatgactgCACCATCATTGATGCAGAAGAACTCAAAGCCATTGATGACTTTTCTGCACCAGTGTTTGTGCAACACACAGAAGCAATGCTGGAAGAGATTGACAGAATG GATGAAATTGAAATGGAAGATGTGGCTGAGGAGTCATTGATGGACATAGATGGCCGTGACAAGAAGAACCCGCTTGCAGTGGTTGAATACATTGATGATCTATACACCTTCTACATGAAAGTGGAG AAAAACTCTAGTGTTCCACCAAACTACATGTGTCAACAAGAGGACATTAACGAGAGGATGAGAGGCATCCTAATAGACTGGCTAATTGAG GTGCACTACAAGTTTGAATTGATGGATGAGACTTTATATCTTACTGTGAATCTGATTGATAGATTCTTAGCAATTCAAGCTGTGGTGCGAAAGAAACTCCAACTGGTTGGAGTTACAGCCATGCTTCTGGCATGTAAATATGAAGAAGTACAGGTTCCGGTTGTGGAGGATCTTATTCTGATATCTGATAAGGCTTATACCAGAAAAGAAGTGCTTGACATG GAGAAATTGATGGTTATTACCTTGCAATTTAATATATCACTCCCAACTCCATATGTGTTTATGAAGAGGTTTCTGAAAGCTGCCCAATCTGATAAGAAG CTTGAGCTTCTATCATTCTACATTATTGAGCTAAGCCTGGTTGAATATGAGATGCTGAAGTTTTCACCATCCCTACTGGCTGCTGCTGCAATTTACACTGCCCAGTCCACTCTTGGTGGATCAAGGCAATGGAGCAGGACTAATGAATGCTACTCTACCTACTCGGAAGAGCAGATAAT GGAATGCTCAAAGCTTATGGTGAGTTTACATGAGAATGCTGGAACAGGGAAGCTTACTGGTGCACACAGAAAGTATAGTACATCCAAGTTTGGTTATGCAGCAAAAATTCAGCCTGCTAGCTTTCTACTGGATTCCAGTTTCTAG